The sequence below is a genomic window from Flavobacteriales bacterium.
AGATGAAGAACTGAGCGAAGAGGAAGTCCGCCTCGTCAGAATCAAATTTATTTCGGAGTTCGGGAATTAACTGGTTTAAAGTTTAAGGTTTAAGGTTGACGAACCTTAGACTTTAAACCATCAACTCATTTACAGTCAACCACGCCATCAGGCCCATGCCAGTTTCCAGGGCCGACTCATCAATATCAAACTTCGGCGTGTGTATCTGGGCGGTGATGCCACGGCTTTCGTTGCCGGTGCCCAATCTGTAGAAACAGGTGTCCGCCACCTGAGAATAGTAGGAAAAATCTTCTGAGGTCATGCGCAACGGCAGGTCGATCACATTGTCTTTTCCAAGGTATGCAATGGCCTGCTCACGGGCACGTCGCGTCAATGCCTCTTCATTGACCAGGAACGGATAACCTTTCTCCACCCTGAAATCACAGGTGCCACCCATGCTTTTGGCAAGGGAGGTTCCCAGCTTTACCATCTGCTCGTGTGCTTTCTCGCGCCAGGCCTCGTCCATTGTGCGGAAGGTTCCTTCCATGTGCACTTCGTTCGGGATCACGTTGGTGGCTCCGTTAGCAATCACCTTTCCGATGGATAAAACACAAGGGATGGCAGGTGGTGCCATGCGGCTTACCAGCTGTTGCAGTGCTACAATCAGATGGGCGGAGATCAATACAGGATCTACATTCTTATCAGGCATTGCACCGTGGCCGCCTTTGCCTTTTACCGTAATAAAAAGTTCATCTGCAGAAGCCATGTAGTGTCCCGGACGAAAGCCCACTTTCCCGGCGGGAAGGTCAGGTTGTACATGCTGTCCGTACATGGCTGAAGGCGCCGGGTTCTTCAGTGCTCCCGCTTCAATCATCAGCGAAGCGCCACCGGGGAGTTTTTCCTCACCCGGTTGAA
It includes:
- a CDS encoding amidohydrolase, with product MSLLQDIQKLAKENLPEVIRIRRHMHAHPELSFQEKETSAFVASELEALGIPFTKGWVETGIVAIIEGKNPSKKIIALRADLDALPIQEENDVAYKSTVKGVMHACGHDVHTSSLLGTARILMQLRDRFEGTVKLIFQPGEEKLPGGASLMIEAGALKNPAPSAMYGQHVQPDLPAGKVGFRPGHYMASADELFITVKGKGGHGAMPDKNVDPVLISAHLIVALQQLVSRMAPPAIPCVLSIGKVIANGATNVIPNEVHMEGTFRTMDEAWREKAHEQMVKLGTSLAKSMGGTCDFRVEKGYPFLVNEEALTRRAREQAIAYLGKDNVIDLPLRMTSEDFSYYSQVADTCFYRLGTGNESRGITAQIHTPKFDIDESALETGMGLMAWLTVNELMV